The window CAGAATGACCAGGATGCCCGTGACCAGCACCTGGTACACGGACGAGACTCCCATGAGCGTGAGGCCGTTGCGGAACACGCCCACGATCAGGGCGCCCACCAATGATCCCAGGACCACCCCCCGCCCGCCGAAGAGGCTGGTTCCGCCCAGGACCACCGCCGTGATCGCGTCGAGGTTCTCCGTCTGTCCAGCGTTGGGATCGCCCACTCCCGTGCGCGCGACCGACAGCAGTGAGGCGACGCCGTAGAGCACTCCCGCGCTCACGTAGACGGCCAGCAGCACCCGGTGGGTCGAGATGCCGACCAGGCGAGTGGCTTCAGGGCTGTTGCCAACCGCGTAGACGTGGCGTCCACCCGCCGTTTCCCGCAGAACGAACCAGGTCAGCAGGTACAGCGCCACCATCACTATGGCGCCCCAGCCGATCTGGGTGGCTCCCACGGCGAAGGTGTTCCCGAGCGCCGTCATCGAGGGAGGAAGCCCGGTCACCGTCTGGGCCCGCGAGTAGAGCTGGGTGATCGCGAACGCGATGTTCAGGGTGCCCAGCGTCACGATGAACGGAGGCAAGCGCACCTTCGTGACCAGAAGGCCGTTGACCACGCCGAACAAGGTGGTCACGCCGATACCGGCAGCGATCGCAAGGGCAGGGCTCACGCCCCCGTCCACCGCGAGCTTGGTCATCACCACGCCACCCAGCGCCATGACCATCCCGCAGGACAAGTCGATACCGGCCGTGAGGATGACCAGCGTCTGGCCGATCGCGATCACACCGACGACCATGACCTGCTGCAGGATCAGGGAAAGGTTGGCGCCGGTCAGGAATCGCGCGCTCTGCGTTGCGAAGAAGGCACAGGCGAGCACGAGGGCCAGGAAAGGACCCAACGTGCCCAGCGGAGGCAGCCGACGCTTCACAGCCAGCTTCCTACTGACCCCAACACGACTCCAGCCCGACCTCGACGCGCTCGCTCTCGACGCCCTCGGCAGGGGTGGCGGTGATCAACGCGACCCCCGTGTCGGTATAGCCCGACGGCTTCACGCCGGTGGCCACGTACTCCAACGCGGCTGCCACCCCGAGCGCCGCCATCTTCAAGGGATACTGCTGGGCCGTCGCCGCGATCACGCCCCGCTCAACGTTGCGCACGCCCTCGCAGCCGCCATCGACCGACACGATGAGGACATCCTCGGCGCGGCCCGCGTTGCGCAGGGCCGTGTACGCGCCCGCGGCCGTGGGCTCGTTGATCGTGTAGACCAGGTTCACCTCCGGGCTCTTCTGCAGGCAGTTCTCCATCCCGGTTTGGCCGCGCGCCTGGTCGCCGTAGCTGTCGGCCTGGCACACGATGGCCGGATCGGCACCCAGCTCGTTGCTGGAGCGGTCGGGGGCCGGGAGTCCCAGCCCTCGCATGAACCCGTTGTGACGCTGCGCTCCGACGGGGTGGCCGGCGAACAGATCGAGCGTGACCACCCGAGGTGGGCGATCTCCCAGCGCCGCCTTCGCGTAGCGACCGATCAGGATCCCGGCTTCATAGTTGTCCGTCGCGAATAGGGCGTCCGCCGCATCGATGGGATCGGTCGGGCTGTCGAGCGCCAGGACCAGCACTCCCTGGGCCTGCGCCCGTCGGACGGCTGGAACGATGGCCTTGGCGTCACTGGGCGTGATGAGGATCGCCCGCACCCCCGCGGCCACCATGTTCTCGATGGCCGTGACCTGGCTGGCGTTGTCCGAGTCCGCCCGGCCGGCGGCCGCGATCAGGCGTGCGCCACCCCGCGCCGCTTCGGCCTCGGCACCTTCCTTCATCTTCACGAAGAAGGGATTGGTGTCGGTCTTGGTGATGAGACCGATGATCACCTCGTCCGACGAGGTGCGGGTGCCGCTGCAGGCGGCGAGCAGGAGGGCGAACGCGAGTGCGATCCGCTTCATACCTCAGGCGGGTTCAGGGTGGGCCGATCGGGAGTATCGGACCCTCTCGCACCACGGGCAACGCCGGGCGGGTTCGGAATCCGGGGGCCGCAACGAAAGCCCCGTGGCGGAAGGACGACCTGCTAGAGAATCGCGTCCAGATAGAGGTCCAACCGCCACTGCCGCAGGGATCCGTTGAGCCCCCGGGACAGGTCCATGCGGAAGAGCCCATCGAGCAGGCTACCGCCGACCCCCACGCCGTAGAGCAGATCATCGCCGGAGAACGCGTCGCGCTGGCCGGCCCAGCCGACGTCGCCGAAGGTACTCACGCTACCGATGCCGTCGAAGACACGGGCCAACTCGAGTCGTCCCCGCGTGAAGGACGGGCCGCTCACCACGGAGGGCGGGTAGCCGCGCAGGGTGCTGGCCGAGCCCAGGAACCAGGCACGCTGCGGAGGCGGCGCGCCCCAGCTCGTGCCGGCACCCGCCTCCATTCCCACCCGCCATGCCCCTCCCACCAACGGCACGGCGATCCGAAGCACCGCGCTGGCGCGCGCGTAGTCGCTGGTGGTGTCAGCGCGAATGGTGCGCCAGCGGGCTCCCTGACCGTAGAGATCGAGCCCCACCTGCGCGCCCATCGGGTCGCCTCCCCACCAGGGAGACATCCGCAGCTCGCCGCCCACCTCCTCCAGATCGGTGGAGGCGACATTGGGACGGAAGTCCCAACCGCCGTCGAAGGCATGGAAGAGGGCGAATCCCGCCTCGGTCTCCACAGCGTCCTGGCGCTCGGCGTAGGCGCGGAACTCGAAGGATTCACGCGCGCCCACCGGCGGCGCCCAGGTGAGATCCGCGCCCGTGGCCCGGTAGTACTCCCCGTTGTCCCGTCCGAAGAAGAACGCGTCGACCGAGTTCCCGAACCCCAGGTAACCACCGCGCGGGTCGGTGGCCTGCAGCTCGCGATACGCACCCAAGGTCAGGGTGCGAAGCACGGTCGATCGCTCCAGATCGAGTCGCAGCGACGGATCGAGGTTGGCGAATCCGAAGAATCCGGACGCGCCCAGCGTGTAGGGGCCGCCAATGGCCGCTTCCAGGCGCCCGCCGATGGCAGGACCTTCGATCCGGTTGTAGCGGATCAGGTCCGGTCGCGCCCATCCCCAGTTCGCCGACCAGGGGATCCCCTCCACGCGGGGGGCGGGCAGATCGGCAAGCGTCCGAACGAACTCCTCGAGGTCCTCATCGGAGGGAAACCCTTCCGCCTCCTCCCAGATGGGCGGGGGAAGATAGGGGCTTTCGGCGACCTGGCTCCGTTCCTCCGGCACCAGCAGCAGCGACTCTCGCCCGCGGGCCCCAGGTTCCTGGCGTGACATCTGCTCGTACGCCACCGGCTCGCCGTCGGAGAGGAGCTGAGCGATGAACGCCATGGCCTCGGCGCGTGTCTTGAAGTGCACGTCCCTGACTGCTCCGCTCGGATCCGAGCCCACCGAGAGGTCTACAGTCTCCTCGACTCCGTTCTCCGCCATCGTGACCGACTCGATCTGGTAGGCCACGTCCATGGACACCGGAAACTTGAGGATCCCCGCGGCTGCCTCCCCTTCAAGGCGCATGCTGCGGGGCAACCAGGTGCGGAAGTCCCACAGCGCGTAGTCCACCGCAATCATCGTGAGATCGAACGTCCAGGGCTTGAACAGCCCGGGCACGTACTTGAACTCACCGGCCTCTTCTTCTTCCTGCAGCTCGGGAACGTCGCGCATCGCGTCGAACTGCTGGCTCAGGCGGAACACCGCCCGCACGAGCGCGCCCGACTCGGGTTCGATCCACAGACTTCCAGTGATGCGATGGACGTCCGCGCGGCGCGGAATCACGTCCAGCTGCACCGTGCGCAGCTGTCTCCCGCCGGGCAGGCTCAAGGTGAGCGTGTCACCGCTCTGGAACCGGTAGAGCGAGTCTGCGCCGCTCGCCAACGGATGGGCGAACCAGAAATCTTCGTCGTCGGGTTGGTAGTTGGGCTCGTCGCTGTCGTTCAGTCCGAAGAAGAGCCGGTCTCCCCCGGGTTCGAACGGCTTGTCGAACGGCAGGTCCTCCAGCCAATCGAGGTCCCCTTCCCGCACGGCGATCGAGCGACCCGGGTACTGGGAGCGCGTGCCCAGCACCTGCACGACGGCGTCGTAGTCCTGATCCCAGAACGCACGTACCGCGGTCTCGTTGCGATAGAGCACGCGGTCCTTGAGCGGCGTGCGGATCGCGGCCGCGATGCGCTGATCGATGCGCGCCGTGTAGCGGAGGATGGACTCGTCCAGAGCGCCCCAGTTCTCGGCGGCGGCCGTGTAGAGCAAACGGGCCGTCGGATCCACGAAGGCGTCGGGCCGGTAGGGATCCTGCGCGTCCAGACCGGGTGGGGCGAAGGGTGAGGCCGCCACCGCAAGAGGTGCCGCCAAGCGGAGGACCTGCCACCCCCTGGCCTTCATCCGGGTCGGACGCAGCGCCCGCGAGCTTCCGTTCATCGCCCCCCCGTCTCCGCCCGCCCTGACCCGTGCTGCTGGAAGCGTACCTCCTTGAACTCCTCCCAGGACACATACCGCTGAGCGGGTGCTCCCGCTTCCCCGCCCTCCGCGTCCTCGGCGGTCACCAGGATGCCCTTGTTGTCCCAGTCCACGTCATTGGAGTCATCGAGCTCGAACGTGCGCCCGTCGAGCAGCGTCACCCGTGCACCGAACACTTCACCGCGCTCGATGCGTGCGATCTGACCGAACTCGATGTCGAACGAGACCTTTTCCGATACGCCGTTCAGTAGCTCCCACGAGGACTCTTCGTCCATGTCCCAGCGGATGAGCCCGCTCACCTCTTCACCCGCCTGCGTCGTGACGGTGCCGACCAGGCGGTGGCCCCCGTCGAAGGCGTCGTACCCCGGCTCCGCCGGAGCCGCAGAGAACTCGATGCGCGCGAACTCATCCCACTCCACCTCGACCATGCCCAACCCGGGATCCGAGATCTGCACGCCGCGATGCCCCCGCCCGACATCGTTGGAGCCGGAAAGCTCCAGGGTCCGACCCGAGGCGAGTGTGACGGTGGAGCTACGCCGATGCCCCTCGATGCTCCGGATGTCTCCCATGGGGATGTCGCGGTCGTCCCCACCCTCGTCCCGCCCGTCCAGGATGTCGGTGGTCATGACCTCGTCGAGGTCCCAGGAGATGAACCCGGTGAAGGAGCGGCCACGGTCGTCCTCCACGGTCCCGTACAACCGGGAGGCCGGGGGCCGCTCGCCCGCAGGTGCGGCGCTGAACTCCACCCGCTCGATCTGCTCCCATTCCAGCTCGGTGCTGCGACCCGAGGACTCGACGAGGAGCTCTCGCATGCTGGGACCGAAGTCGGTGGAGCCGCCGGAGAGCCCGATGCGCGCTCCGGATCTGAGCACCACATCCACGCTGTCTTCGTCCGCAGCGACGATCTCGGCGATCTGCCCGAAGCGAAGGCCCGAGGTCACGTTCAGCGGAAAGTCCGGATCCTCCTCGTCCCAACTGACCCGGTAGCCTCGAAGCTGGATGGTGCGCGTGGGTCGATCGGTGTCCCCGTGCAGCGCCAGCCAGGTGTCGTAGTGCTCCTGCGGCACGCCTTTGGTGCCGTCCAGCTGGTCGACCCAGCTCGCCTCGTTCCGGTCCCAGCGGATGAATCCTTCGTGCACCTCGCCGTCCTTGGTGTGCACGCGCCCCCAGATGCGGTGCGCATCCTGGGCATACAGGGGAGTCGCCAACGAGCAGAGGCCCCAGAGGAGCCATAAGCGAGCGTGGTGTCGCGGCATACCTTCGCGGGAACGGTGAGGCGGGTCGACACCCGGACCTACGGTGGTTCCGGCGAGGGGGTTTCAGACGAAATCCCGTGGGTATGGGAGGGGGCCAGGCCGCGCTCGGTCCCGATCGCTGGCTCGTCGTCGGGGGGACGCTCCGGGGCGGCCGACCAGAAAGGCCGCCGCCCCGGAGCCCTCCTGTCCGCGTTCCTACTGGTTGGGGAGCACGTTGACCGTAAACGTCTGGGGCGCCACGTCACCCACGCTCAGGGTCAGCGTCTTTTGGGTGCTGGTGGCCTGGATCCCCACGATGAGCAGGCCCGTGGTGCTTCCCGGGGGGATCGTCAACGAGTTCACCGCCACGGCCCCAGGATCGCTGGCCTGGACCAGAACCACGTAGCCTCCGGCCGGCGCCGGCTGGGAGAGCGTCACGTCGAGGCGAAGCGCGTCGCCGCCGACCACCGATGCGTAGGACCCGGAGCCCCCTTCCGGGGAGACATCGGTGACTACGACTGCATCGGGATAGACCATGACCCCCGCCGACCTCGAGACGCCGTACCCGGTCACCGTGACCGTTACCTGCTGCGGCGAGGTCACCGTTCCGAAGTTCACCGGGACGTTGAGCATGCGGCTCGTGCCTGGGGTGATGGAGACGGACGTCTGGACGCTGGCCGGTCCCGAAACGCCCAGCTGGAGCGTGCCGCCCTTGATGGGCTCATGGGCCAGACGGATCCGCACGGACCGCGTCTCGCCCGACGTGGCCGGCGTTGCCGGAGGCGGACCCGCATAGGAGTTGTTGCCGAAGTCCCAATCACCGGTCCCCACGTTCGGGAAGAGGGCCAGGTCCGGCGATGGTGCGTTCAGCACACGCACGTTCCGGGTCGGGCCGCTCGTGTACGGCACCTTGCGGGCCTGGACTTCGATGGTCCAGGGGTCACCCAGGTAGATGTACTCGCTCACGCCCTTCAGCTCGAACGCCGCCTGGATCTGGCCGGCAGGCACCACCACCACGCCGGGTGCCTCGAGCGACTGGGGCCGCTCGCTCACCACCTCGACCTCCACCGGTTGTGAGGAGAGCGTGGTCAGCCGGACCCGACCCGGGACGGTGCCCCCCACGTAGACGTCGTTGGCATCGACCTCGATGGTGGCCACCTGAACCGAGGCATCCGAGGCCGGCGGGAGGGTTGCGGGTGAGCCCTGGTTGCGGCTGGCTACCAGTGCCTTGGCCGGCACGCGGATCGGCTCCTTCAGGCGGGAGCCCCGCAACTCGATGTCGATCCCGTCGAGGGGGCTCAGGGCGTCGTCCGCTGCGATGGTGAGCGTGACGTAGCCACTCGTGGCGCGCACGGTGGACGTGATGCCACGCACCTCGCGACCGTTCTTGAGGAATTTCACCTCCGTGACGTCCGCCAATCCCGCGCCATCGACGCGGAACATGAGGTCCCGAGTGCCGGGCACGATCTCGAGGGTCTGCTTCGAGACGGAGCGGATCGTCTGCGCCGCAACGTTACCCGCCAGAAGGGGCAGGAGGGCGGCGAGGAGCAGGGTGAAGTAGCGTAGGCGAGACATGGCAGGCTCCCGTGGGATCCGGGGGGTGAAAGGTCACACCCTCCCCCTAGCCGGTTCCTGGGAGCGAGGGATCACAGACCGACGCACCCGTCCGATCCGGCCCGAACCGAGTGTCCGTCGGACGCCTCGGCGGGGATCGCCGCTGTCAGTGCCCTGCCAGTTGGAGTGCCGTCAGCGCGTAGATCTTGGCGCACTCGACCAACCGGTCCACGGACACGCTCTCCTCCGGGCCGTGGGAGACCTCCAGCTCACCGGGACCGTAGGACACGGCGGGGATCCCCGCCGCTGTGTAGAAGCGGTTCTCCAGGAGCCCGGGGCAGAGCGCGCAGGCCGGCTCCGAGCCGGAGATCCGCCGATGTGCCGCTCGCAACGCGCCGATCAGCGGCTCGGCTTCGTCCGTGGCACTGGAGGCGCCCTCCTGGAACACGTCCACCTCCACGGCCGCCCCCTCCGGGATCGCCGTTCCGATCACGGCGAGCAGACGCTCCCGCTCGCGTTCCAGGTCCTCCTCCGGGTTGAAGCGGCGCTCCACCGTGAAGGAGAACGCGTCCGGCACCAGGTTGAACTGGTGCCCGCCCCGCACCTCCCCGCCCAGCATCAGGATGGACTCCCGGGCTTCGGGGGGTTCGATGGCGAAGCCCGTGTGGACGGAACGCACGTCGGCCTTGAGGCGGCCGAGCGCCTCCAGGATGGGCAGCGCTGTCTCGAAGGCGTTGACCCCCTGGAAGTGCAGGCCCACGTGCGCAGGCTCGCCGCGGACGGTGACGCGCACGGTGATGGCGCCCCGGCTGGCGTTCCAGATCACGCCCGAGGTGGGCTCCCCGAGGATGGCCCCGATCGGTTCCTCGTCCAGGACGTTCAGCTCGAACAGGCGGCGCGTCCCGGCCTGCCCACCGGTCTCTTCGTCGGGGACCAGCACCAGCGCGACGGCACCCGGAAAGCCATGGCCAACCAACGCAGCCTGGGCCACCATCATCGACGTGAGCGCCGCCTTCATGTCGGACGAACCTCGACCGTAGAGCCGCCCGCCTCGCTCCACCGGCTCGAACTGTCCAGGCACGGTGGCCGGGACCACGTCGTAGTGGCCGTGCAGGACCAGCGGGCGGCCGGTTCCGACCCGGCTCAGCACCGCCAAGCGGTCCGGCGTCAGTTGGACGCGCTCCGTGGGCAGGTCGAGCGACTCCAGGTGACCCACCAGCACCTCCACGCATGGCGGATAGGTCGTGCCTGGTGGGTTTTCGGTCGGGATGGCGATCAGTTGCGAAGCGAAGCGGACGATCTCGTCGCGACGAGCCTCGATCCACTCCAACATCGCCTGTTGCGCGCGCGGGTCCACGCCTTCCTGCTCCCTTCGCGCGTTGCGCGCGATGATGACTGTCAGGCCGGGTCGTGACCGGAGAGCGGCCCGACCGCGGGGGCAGTCTAGCCGGACGGACGCGCCCCGGGCGAGCCTTGCGTGGGCTTCGACGCCCACCCAAGCTCCCGATCCCTCCTCCGTCACAGTCGATCCCCTTCCTCCGAAGGGCCGTCATGGACAACGCCCAGCTCCGCGCCGTGATGATCTACCAGCTCGGCGCCTTCAACACCTCCGGTAGCGCCATCGACGAGAACACAGTCCACGGGGACATCCTGACGGACGAAGGGCCGGGCAACGCCACGCCCAAGCGGATCTACAAGGCGTTCATCCGTGCCACCTTCGTGATGAACGGGCTGCCTGATCCGACGTGGCCCGAAGCGTGGATGGACCTCACCGTGGCCGAGCTCGCCGACGAGTTGTTGCCGCCGGAGCCCCAGCCATGAGCGAGCGCCACTCGGCGCCGCAGCGACGCCCGCCGTTCCCGCGAGTCACTCGCTGGGGGGTTCTAGGATCCCTCGCCCTCGTCGTGACCAGCCTCTTCGGGGGCGCGGACGAGGCGCAGGCGCAGACCCGCGATCTGTCCGTGTCGTTGGGCACCGTGCGCACAGAAGCCGAACGGGCCGCGATGCGGATCGCGGTCGAGTACGCGAAGAACCTGGGGGACGTCTTCCAGATACGCAGTCGCGAGGGGCGTTCCCGCATCGTCGACCTGAGTCCGGTGCTCACGTTGGAGACCGGGGAGGCTGACGCCTTCAACCGCGTGATCGCCAAGATCAGTGGGAACGTGATCTGGGTGCCGGATACGACCATCGCGGGCGTGCGCACTCCGTGCGGCACCTGCTTCTTCCACGTGCTGACGCTGTCCGGCGGCATCGAGGCCGATCGGGCCTTCGACGATGTGAACGTGCTCGCGGAGGCGGGTTGGGTGCCCTGGTATCAGAACCTGGCGGGAGCCCGTCGCGGGCTGCTGGGACAGACCAGCGTGGGCGTCTTCGTGCAGGCCGGCTACCGCGCGGATCTGCCGGACGCTGCGCTGGACAGCACGAGCGCAGCGAGGGTGCCCGGGACGGAGGAGGAGCCCGGGAGCGCGCTCCTTCGCCTGAAGACGGACTTCACGCTCACGTCCCCGATCTCGCTCGTGGACTTCGGAGGAACGGGCCTCGCGCTGATCGGCCGGGCAACCGCCTGGTTCGACCTCGCCAACAGCGCGCTGTACCACCGCGTGGCCGGGGGTCTCCGTATCGAGCTGGGCGACGGCGAGAGCTTCGACTTCCTGTACCAGGATGGCTCCGGCGCACCCAACTTCAACGAAGGGGAGCAGTTCAGCGCGAGTCTGGTGATCCGGTTCTGATTCGGTGCCGCCGAAGGGGCGGGCGGGTTGCGGCAGGTCGGCGCTCGGGCGGCGTGCGCTCCGTGCGATCTGATTCCTCCCCACAGCCCGGCCTCGACTCTCCCGACGCCCCGTTCGCGCCTCACCGGACTAGCTTCTTGATGGCCGCGCCTGGCCACAGGGCCCAGGCAGCGCATGGGAGAGGGGCAATCAGGACTATCCACGGGCACGAGGGAATCATGCTCAGTCGCAGACAGTTCATCACCACGGCTACGGCCGGATCCGCCATCGCGCTCCTTGGGCGGCCGTACATCCTCCGCGGTGCCGTGGGCGTGGTGGCAGGACAGCCACTCCCCATCCCTCCGCTGCTCGAGCCCTCCGCGTCGGCTCCCGGCGTGTTGGACGTCATCACCGGCCATACCGACTTCCTGGACGGGGCGTCCACCCGGACGGCTGGCTTCGGGCAGACCTTCCTGGGACCCGTGATCCGCGTGAAGCGCGGTGCCACCGCACCCATGCGCATCACCAACCGCATGTCCGGCGAAGCCGTGACTTGCCACTGGCATGGCCTGGCGGTCCCTGGGTGGCTGGATGGCGGCCCGCACGAGATCATCGCGCCAGACGCGACCTGGAGCCCCGAGCTGGAGATTGACCAACCCGCCGCCACGCTGTGGTACCACTCGCACCTGCACGGCCGCACCGCCGATCAGGTTCTCCAGGGATTGGCCGGGATGCTGATCATCGAGGACCCGGCTGCCCCCGATCCCGGACTGCCGAAGCAGTGGGGCGTCGACGATCTCCCGCTCATCCTTCAGGACCGCACCTTCAGCTCGGACGGGTCGTTTGCGTACGCAAAGATGGGCCCCACGCTGATGCACGGATTCCGGGGGGAGGAGATGCTCGTGAACGGTGCGATCCGGCCGCTGGCCGACGTGCCGGCCGGTCTCACGCGGCTCCGTCTGCTGAACGGCTCCAACGCCCGCACCTACGTGCTCTCCTTCAGTGACGAACGTGCGTTCCACCAGGTCGCGTCCAGCGGCGGCCTGCTCAGCGCTCCCGTCGAACGCACGCGCCTCGAGCTTCCTCCCGCTGCCCGCGCCGAGATCGTCGTGGACTTCGGGCGCGGTGGTGAGGTGGCGCTCCGCTCGGGGCAGGACCCCTACGAGCCCATGATGGGCATGGGGATGGGCCCTATGGCCGGGCGTTCGCCCTCCGGTGGGGACGACTTCGAGGTGCTGCGCTTCCGGCCCGATCCGTCACGGCGAGCGGGCATCACCGCCCTTCCCACGCGCATGGCCGGAGCCCCGGCAGCGAACTCGGACGATCCCGTGCGACGTCGCACGTTCCGCCTGGCTGTGCATGGCGGCGGCATGGGGATGGGAATGGGTGGCATGGGCCGCGGGGGCGGAATGGGTCGGGGCGGAGGAGGCATGGGAGGTATGGAAGGCGGGATGACCATCAACGGGGTCTCGATGGACCTGGCGGTCATCAACGAGAGCGTGCGCCGAGGAGAAACCGAGCTCTGGGAGATCGTCTCCGAGGAGATGGCGCACCCCTTCCACGTGCATGGAGGGAGCTTCACGGTGGTGAGTCGCAAGGGCGAGCCGGTGCCCTTCGAAGCCCGCGGGCTCGACGACATCGTCGTAGTCGACGGCACCGCCGAGATTCTTGTGCGTTTCGACCACCAAGCCGATACCGCCAAGCCGTACATGTACCACTGCCACATCCTCGAACACGAGGACTCGGGCATGATGGGGCAGTTCACGGTGGAGTGAGGGGGGGGCGGGTCCTGTAGCCTCTCGGTCCCAACGGCAGGCGCGCTACGAGAGTCCCGGCGCAAATGTGCCCCCGGGACCCAGCAGATCGTCCAGCCCTTCCGCGTGGATCCGCTGCAGCATCACGCGGTTCTCCGAACGTACCCCTTCCAGGAGGGTCTCGAACTCCGGAAGACCATGCAGTGAATCCAGCCCCGGCCGGACCTGGAACTGACCTGTAGACCGCCAGCCGTCAATGCGCGCTTCCTCGAGCCATGACAGCGCCGCTGCGACGTCGCCCTGCACGGCCTCGATGGCGGCGAGCTCCAAACGCGGCCCGAAGGCGTCACTCCTGCGGCGAATCAGATCCTCCGCCATCGTCCTCGCGGCGCGCAAGTGCGGCCCGGCCTCGGCGGTCCGCCCTTGCGCCGCGAGGATGAACCCAAGCTTACCCTGCGCAGAGATGCTCGTGGGATGCCGGAAGTTTGGCGCAGCTGAGAGCAGCTTTCGTATCTGCATCTCGGCACCATTCAGGTCCTGCTCAGCCAAGGAGACATTGGCGCTTGCCCACAGGAGCCCGGGCTCATCTCCCCGAACCAACAGGGCGGAGTCCGCAAGGGCACGTGCACGATCCAACTCCCCGGCCATGGTATGGAGCAGAATGAGCCCCGAGAGGTGTTCTGGCCACTGCGGTGAGATCCTCATGCCCACCTCGCGGAGAGCGCGCGCATGGTCGAAATCGCCAAGCACACCCAGGACCAGCGGAATCATGTGGCGTGGTGGACCCCAATCCGGGGGAGCCATCTCCAAAGCCGAACGGGACCACTTCAGCGCGTACACGTAGTCGCCCCGGTAGAACCGAATGAAGGCGAGGTTGTTCACGACGAAGAAATTGGAAGGCTGAAGCTCCAACACCTTCTGGGCGGCGACTTCGGCCTCATGGTACTGTCTTTGCCAAAACCGAGCGAAGTGTAGGGCCATGTGGGCTTCGGGTAGCAACGAATCGATCGCGATGGCCGTGGTCGCGATCGTCGCAGCCGAGTCTGCGAACTCCTCGGGAAATCCGAAGAGCATCTGGCGACCGCCGATCACGAAGGACAACTCGGAGTACGCGGCTGCAAAACTCGAGTCGAGCCGGATCGCCTGATGGAGGAGCTCCTCGGCTTTGTAGCTGTCCGCCTCCAGCAGGCTTCGGTTCAGCATCCTTCCACGCAGATAGAGGTCCAGCGCCCTTGGGTCTGCCGTAAGTTGACGCGGCTGCCTGACCAGAGGGACGTCGACGGCCTCACTGATTTCGGCTACCCATCGTGGAAACAGGCCCAGCCACTTTCCACTTCCGGGCGCGACGTTGGAGCCATCGATCCACTCCACACCTCCTGTCTTGACCGCGACCAGCTCCAGCCGTACGTCAACGGTGGATTGCCTGGCTTCAACCTCGCCGGTAAGCACGTGGTCGACCCGCAGGTGTTGAAGGGCTTCCCGCAGCTCCTGCGGATCATCGAGGCCACGGGGTGTGGCAACCGCGGGAAGGACGGCGATTCTGGGATTGCGGGCCAAGTGAGCAACCAACTCGTCGCGCAGGATGTCCGCCGTTTCCTTGCCCGCGGAATCAGATGTGCTGGTCGAGAAGGGGAGAACGGCCAGCGTCACCGCGCCGCGACTCACTGCCGTCCGACCCGC is drawn from Gemmatimonadota bacterium and contains these coding sequences:
- a CDS encoding ABC transporter permease; this encodes MKRRLPPLGTLGPFLALVLACAFFATQSARFLTGANLSLILQQVMVVGVIAIGQTLVILTAGIDLSCGMVMALGGVVMTKLAVDGGVSPALAIAAGIGVTTLFGVVNGLLVTKVRLPPFIVTLGTLNIAFAITQLYSRAQTVTGLPPSMTALGNTFAVGATQIGWGAIVMVALYLLTWFVLRETAGGRHVYAVGNSPEATRLVGISTHRVLLAVYVSAGVLYGVASLLSVARTGVGDPNAGQTENLDAITAVVLGGTSLFGGRGVVLGSLVGALIVGVFRNGLTLMGVSSVYQVLVTGILVILAVTADQMSRREVR
- a CDS encoding sugar ABC transporter substrate-binding protein; this translates as MKRIALAFALLLAACSGTRTSSDEVIIGLITKTDTNPFFVKMKEGAEAEAARGGARLIAAAGRADSDNASQVTAIENMVAAGVRAILITPSDAKAIVPAVRRAQAQGVLVLALDSPTDPIDAADALFATDNYEAGILIGRYAKAALGDRPPRVVTLDLFAGHPVGAQRHNGFMRGLGLPAPDRSSNELGADPAIVCQADSYGDQARGQTGMENCLQKSPEVNLVYTINEPTAAGAYTALRNAGRAEDVLIVSVDGGCEGVRNVERGVIAATAQQYPLKMAALGVAAALEYVATGVKPSGYTDTGVALITATPAEGVESERVEVGLESCWGQ
- a CDS encoding ArgE/DapE family deacylase; this encodes MDPRAQQAMLEWIEARRDEIVRFASQLIAIPTENPPGTTYPPCVEVLVGHLESLDLPTERVQLTPDRLAVLSRVGTGRPLVLHGHYDVVPATVPGQFEPVERGGRLYGRGSSDMKAALTSMMVAQAALVGHGFPGAVALVLVPDEETGGQAGTRRLFELNVLDEEPIGAILGEPTSGVIWNASRGAITVRVTVRGEPAHVGLHFQGVNAFETALPILEALGRLKADVRSVHTGFAIEPPEARESILMLGGEVRGGHQFNLVPDAFSFTVERRFNPEEDLERERERLLAVIGTAIPEGAAVEVDVFQEGASSATDEAEPLIGALRAAHRRISGSEPACALCPGLLENRFYTAAGIPAVSYGPGELEVSHGPEESVSVDRLVECAKIYALTALQLAGH
- a CDS encoding multicopper oxidase domain-containing protein gives rise to the protein MLSRRQFITTATAGSAIALLGRPYILRGAVGVVAGQPLPIPPLLEPSASAPGVLDVITGHTDFLDGASTRTAGFGQTFLGPVIRVKRGATAPMRITNRMSGEAVTCHWHGLAVPGWLDGGPHEIIAPDATWSPELEIDQPAATLWYHSHLHGRTADQVLQGLAGMLIIEDPAAPDPGLPKQWGVDDLPLILQDRTFSSDGSFAYAKMGPTLMHGFRGEEMLVNGAIRPLADVPAGLTRLRLLNGSNARTYVLSFSDERAFHQVASSGGLLSAPVERTRLELPPAARAEIVVDFGRGGEVALRSGQDPYEPMMGMGMGPMAGRSPSGGDDFEVLRFRPDPSRRAGITALPTRMAGAPAANSDDPVRRRTFRLAVHGGGMGMGMGGMGRGGGMGRGGGGMGGMEGGMTINGVSMDLAVINESVRRGETELWEIVSEEMAHPFHVHGGSFTVVSRKGEPVPFEARGLDDIVVVDGTAEILVRFDHQADTAKPYMYHCHILEHEDSGMMGQFTVE